The following proteins are encoded in a genomic region of Apodemus sylvaticus chromosome 21, mApoSyl1.1, whole genome shotgun sequence:
- the LOC127671808 gene encoding gamma-aminobutyric acid receptor-associated protein-like gives MNFVYKRKHPLEKRRSEGEKIRKTFPDRVPVIVEKSPKARIRDLDKKKYLVPFDLTVGQFYFLIRKRIQLRAEDALVLFVNNVIPPTSATMGQLYQEHHEEDLFLYISYTDDSVFGL, from the coding sequence ATGAACTTCGTGTACAAAAGGAAGCATCCATTGGAGAAGCGCCGCTCTGAGGGCGAGAAAATCCGAAAGACATTCCCAGACCGGGTCCCGGTGATAGTGGAAAAATCTCCCAAAGCTCGGATAAGAGACCTGGACAAAAAGAAATACCTGGTGCCTTTTGATCTCACAGTTGGTCAGTTCTACTTCTTGATCCGGAAACGAATTCAACTCCGTGCTGAGGATGCCTTGGTTCTGTTTGTCAACAATGTCATTCCACCCACCAGTGCCACGATGGGTCAGCTGTACCAGGAACACCATGAAGAAGACCTCTTTCTATACATCTCCTACACTGATGACAGCGTCTTTGGTCTGTGA